The following coding sequences lie in one Vanessa atalanta chromosome 1, ilVanAtal1.2, whole genome shotgun sequence genomic window:
- the LOC125065955 gene encoding transcriptional adapter 2A, with translation MANDILQVKCDICAEIAHEPFIECCECETNLCSSCFASGKEKGSHKNDHKYAVRRNDFPLFENCNWSAKEECKLLSALSTYGYGNWEEISKSVHTRSKLECQEHYKKYYIEKVQYTELKLIPETEQSLFLKPLTPYLFNTELSTNPPRNNQSDQLLAGYNAYRSEFELSYDHNAENIFNIEDGYSDDDDDCMDALKVSLVSALNTRLKERQRRYKVIQNHGLIMPNKLLSWLKRFDSTLSRPKSERLLPFMQFMTGMQFDAFMESLNLEEDLINRIVRLCEYRRNGMRTLYSARLYMQLKKDNDMAYKEQRYATSIMMKKFDSQSPVKHKFYFGNTIGKRYRKASLPLDIIDLPGFHLLSESEKSLCSNIRLIPRNYLEIKKILITENNKLGFLRLLDARRIVKIDVNKTRKIYDYLLSEGFVSKP, from the coding sequence ATGGCTAATGATATATTGCAAGTAAAATGTGATATTTGTGCGGAAATCGCCCATGAACCTTTCATTGAATGTTGTGAATGTGAAACAAATTTATGTAGCTCTTGTTTCGCGTCAGGGAAAGAGAAGGGCAGTCATAAAAATGATCATAAATATGCGGTAAGGAGAAATGACTTCCCGCTTTTTGAAAATTGTAATTGGTCCGCAAAAGAGGAATGTAAGTTGCTATCGGCACTCTCGACGTACGGTTACGGTAATTGGGAGGAAATATCGAAAAGTGTACACACGCGATCGAAACTCGAATGTCAAGAGcattacaagaaatattatattgaaaaagttCAATATACTGAATTGAAACTAATACCAGAAACAGAACAGTCTTTATTTTTGAAGCCCTTGACACCATATTTATTCAACACAGAACTGAGTACAAATCCGCCTAGAAATAATCAATCAGATCAACTCTTAGCAGGCTACAATGCATATAGATCCGAATTTGAACTGAGCTATGATCACAATGCagaaaacatatttaacataGAGGATGGTTATtctgatgatgacgatgattgTATGGATGCTTTAAAAGTTAGCTTAGTGAGTGCACTGAACACAAGACTGAAAGAGAGGCAACGACGATACAAAGTGATTCAAAATCATGGCCTCATCATGCCCAATAAACTCTTATCTTGGCTAAAAAGGTTTGATAGTACATTATCGAGACCAAAATCTGAACGTCTCCTACCATTTATGCAATTCATGACAGGCATGCAATTTGATGCGTTCATGGAATCTCTTAATTTAGaagaagatttaataaataggaTTGTGCGACTGTGTGAATATCGTAGAAATGGCATGAGAACTTTATACTCGGCAAGATTGTATATGCAGTTAAAGAAAGACAATGATATGGCTTATAAGGAACAGAGATATGCTACATCTATAATGATGAAGAAATTTGACAGCCAGTCGCCAGTCAagcataagttttattttggaaATACCATCGGCAAGAGGTATAGAAAAGCATCATTGCCATTAGACATCATTGATCTACCGGGTTTTCATTTATTATCAGAGAGCGAAAAGAGTTTGTGTTCCAACATAAGATTAATACCTAGAAATTACttggaaattaaaaagatacttattactgaaaataataagcTGGGCTTTTTGCGCTTGTTAGATGCAAGAAGAATTGTTAAAattgatgtaaataaaacaaggaaGATATATGACTATCTTCTGTCTGAAGGATTTGTATCAAAgccttga
- the LOC125066869 gene encoding lysosomal Pro-X carboxypeptidase, with product MSAKLIFIFLVSVLGLASCEYKYQTKWFTVPLDHFGFQRNETFKIRYLENSEYWDDGHGPIFFYTGNEGQIEAFAQHTGFMWEIASDYKAKLVFAEHRYYGQSLPFGNKSLENENIGYLTAAQALADYADLINYLQGDKVEPRYPVIVFGGSYGGMLAAYFRIKYPHLVNGAIAASAPIHMYPGMVPCEVFDRIVTSSFKIANQNCVTNIKNSWSTLRNFVKLQNNSEWLRNEWHLCNPIKNSSDVQALVDYLQSMYETLAMVNYPFESDFLLPLPAQPVRVMCQYLNETLKEKKLLEGIGKVLKTFANYTGKASCVDYRDGDNYGNLQASGWDYQACTEMVMPMCTTGTYDMFEPKPWDFTKYADDCYKKYNVYPRPQGARVEYGGAKLQAASNIVFSNGLLDPWAGGGILNSISSSVTAVVIIDAAHHLDLMPSSPYDPASVKMARNIHRQNIDKWIRQFREEQSAKQ from the exons ATGTCagcaaagttaatatttatatttctagtgTCAGTTTTAGGATTAGCAAGTTGTGAATATAAATATCAGACGAAATGGTTCACAGTTCCATTAGATCACTTCGGTTTTCAAAGAaacgaaacttttaaaattagatatttagAAAACAGTGAATACTGGGACGATGGACACGGCCCGATATTTTTCTACACTGGAAACGAG GGTCAGATCGAAGCCTTCGCTCAACACACAGGTTTCATGTGGGAAATTGCGTCTGATTACAAAGCGAAGTTAGTCTTCGCAGAACATAG gtACTATGGTCAATCATTGCCCTTTGGCAACAAGTCCTTAGAAAACGAAAACATTGGCTATTTGACGGCTGCGCAGGCATTGGCCGACTACGCTGACCTTATCAACTACTTGCAGGGTGACAAGGTAGAACCGCGATACCCTGTCATTGTTTTTGGAG GTTCATATGGAGGAATGTTAGCAGCTTACTTCCGTATAAAGTACCCGCATTTGGTGAATGGAGCCATCGCTGCCTCCGCTCCCATTCATATGTATCCCGGCATGGTGCCTTGCGAAGTATTCGACAGAATTGTGACTTCAAGCTTTAAGATTGCTAATCAGAATTGTGTTACCAATATCAAAAATTCTTGGAGTACTTTGag gaatttcgtaaaattacaaaacaacagCGAATGGTTACGTAATGAATGGCATCTCTGTAACCCTATCAAGAACTCTTCAGATGTTCAGGCACTTGTAGATTATCTTCAGTCAATGTACGAGACCTTGGCGATGGTCAATTATCCTTTCGAATCTGACTTCCTATTGCCACTACCAGCGCAGCCCGTTAGAGTCATGTGCCAGTATTTGAACgaaacattaaaagaaaaaaaactacttgAG ggtattggaaaagttttaaaaacgtTCGCAAATTACACGGGCAAGGCGAGTTGTGTGGATTATAGGGACGGAGACAATTACGGCAATCTTCAAGCAAGCGGTTGGGATTATCAG GCCTGCACAGAAATGGTGATGCCAATGTGTACAACTGGTACGTACGATATGTTCGAACCTAAGCCCTGGGACTTCACAAAATACGCCGACGATTGTTACAAGAAGTACAACGTGTATCCACGGCCGCAGGGTGCTCGGGTGGAATACGGTGGAGCGAAACTTCAAGCTGCTTCGAATATTGTCTTCAGTAACGGATTGTTAGATCCTTGGGCTGGAG gCGGAATTCTCAATAGCATCAGCAGTTCAGTGACTGCTGTCGTTATAATAGACGCTGCCCATCACCTCGACCTGATGCCTTCTAGTCCTTATGACCCTGCGTCTGTAAAGATGGCAAGAAACATCCATAGACAAAATATAGACAAGTGGATAAGACAATTCCGCGAAGAACAGTCTGCAAAACAGTGA
- the LOC125065945 gene encoding cysteine-rich protein 2-binding protein, producing MSTTCKYCNEPENKQDRPGLICDTCICFVHLSCLRRQGTPGDFVCDIFFDFTCADCSTDSEEQFWRNRFTWVNVLLLTLNHLSIQMQGISNHGFFHYKTHICSFVDRYWVQLFGDQFKQKKNWVGTIAGVLSVHSNLFFRSGSIALGESGWWQLQHYFSPAVAAHILQELARDRPKGGRTRNHMSLDKTIFIAKVTEMGYQDYLNHKPDRPLGKTDEGPPKKRRLDTDEHSGVSTSSFSEPFDSDMRKDYLDDTMDRENQNMTFVTAKDNFTDVESIFRGFQFTPASQVARSDTSSLHSNKPSLHYDSDSHSSLNHTEFQSDDEKCREAKKSEAKTKKVEEKPVFRAYSLFSSLPNSTDMPWIEKEPEDKKKDLVRMTEYEEVQLLKTVENLIPKAKDSNKKADLYRLKAKLALRRLKRHHHLPMFDLDKTVKLLGGYVTEDPRVVMNAERVLDRFQRSYLIDNLSGTISSTNYGTLLLSHIEPTVFRSPYSGTILKPYIRRDATTMPTWLKLRDELLRRTHRHIKDYEPPPRPPIDFSYVRPQHIAAVNSLCAQFFWPGIDLTEALQYPEFSCVVTFGRLVVGCAFLVPDAGGQAYVSFVLTRPEWRRKGLAAFMLYHLLQTCTDKDVTLHVSPTNPAIFLYQKFGFKVEELIQDFYEKYYDIDYKGCRHALFLRLVR from the exons ATGAGTACAACGTGCAAGTATTGCAATGAGCCTGAGAATAAACAGGATCGCCCAGGACTAATTTGTGACACCTGTATATGTTTTGTGCACTTAAGTTGTTTACGAAGACAAGGTACTCCTGGCGACTTCGTTTGCGATATATTCTTTGACTTTACGTGTGCAGATTGTTCTACGGATTCTGAAGAACAGTTTTGGCGTAATAGATTCACTTG GGTTAATGTGCTTCTGTTGACATTAAACCATCTCAGCATTCAGATGCAAGGCATCAGTAATCATGGCTTCTTTCATTATAAAACCCATATATGTTCTTTTGTTGATAGATATTGGGTGCAACTTTTTGGAGACCAATT taaacaaaagaaaaactggGTTGGAACAATAGCTGGTGTACTCTCAGTGCACAGTAATCTGTTCTTCCGGTCGGGATCTATTGCACTCGGGGAGTCGGGATGGTGGCAATTGCAGCACTATTTCTCCCCAGCTGTTGCTGCacacatat tacaagAGCTGGCCCGTGATAGACCAAAAGGTGGCCGCACGCGAAATCATATGTCCTTGGACAAAACTATATTCATCGCTAAAGTGACAGAAATGG gttaCCAAGATTATCTTAATCATAAACCTGATCGTCCACTGGGGAAAACCGACGAAGGGCCACCCAAGAAACGTCGCTTGGACACAGATGAGCACAGTGGAGTGTCAACTTCCTCTTTCAGTGAACCATTTGATTCTGACATGAG gaAAGATTATCTTGACGATACAATGGATAGAGAAAATCAGAACATGACCTTCGTTACCGCAAAAGACAACTTCACGGATGTTGAAAGCATCTTCAGAGGGTTTCAGTTCACGCCCGCCAGCCAAGTAGCGCGA AGCGATACGTCCAGCTTACATTCAAACAAACCGTCACTACACTACGATTCGGACTCGCACAGCTCACTCAACCACACAGAGTTCCAATCTGACGACGAAAAATGCCGCGAAGCTAAGAAAAGTGAAGCGAAAACGAAAAAAGTCGAGGAAAAACCAGTCTTCAGGGCGTACTCCCTGTTTTCCTCGCTTCCCAATTCCACGGACATGCCGTGGATAGAGAAAGAACCAGAGGATAAAAAGAAAGACTTAGTTAGAATGACGGAATACGAAGAGGTCCAACTATTGAAGACGGTGGAAAATCTCATACCCAAAGCGAAGGACTCGAATAAAAAAGCCGATCTGTACAGACTGAAGGCTAAATTAGCGCTACGGAGACTGAAACGACATCACCATTTGCCGATGTTTGATTTGGATAA GACGGTGAAACTGTTGGGTGGCTACGTAACAGAGGACCCGAGGGTGGTAATGAACGCTGAACGTGTTCTGGACAGATTCCAAAGATCG TATCTCATAGACAATCTATCCGGAACGATATCCAGCACTAACTACGGTACGCTACTGCTGTCGCACATCGAGCCGACGGTCTTCCGTTCCCCCTACTCTGGGACCATTCTAAAACCATATATTCGAAGGGACGCGACTACAATGCCGACTTGGTTGAAGCTTAGAGACGAGCTTTTAAGGAGAACTCATAG ACACATTAAAGACTACGAGCCTCCCCCGCGCCCCCCCATCGACTTCTCGTATGTGCGTCCGCAGCACATAGCGGCCGTCAACAGTCTGTGTGCGCAGTTCTTCTGGCCCGGCATCGACT TGACGGAGGCGCTGCAGTATCCGGAGTTCAGCTGCGTGGTGACGTTCGGTCGGCTGGTGGTGGGCTGCGCCTTCCTGGTGCCGGACGCCGGCGGGCAGGCCTACGTCTCCTTCGTGCTGACGAGGCCGGAGTGGAGGCGCAAGGGACTCGCCGCCTTCATGCTGTACCATCTGCTGCAG accTGCACAGATAAGGATGTCACTCTACATGTATCACCTACCAATCCAGccatatttttgtatcaaaagTTTGGTTTcaaa GTTGAGGAGCTGATACAGGATTTCTACGAGAAATACTACGACATCGATTATAAAGGCTGTCGGCATGCGCTGTTCTTGAGATTAGTTCGATGA
- the LOC125064986 gene encoding dnaJ protein homolog 1: MGKDYYKILGLSKGATDDEIKKAYRKLALKYHPDKNKAPGAEERFKEVAEAYEVLSDKKKREIYDAHGEEGLKGGMGGQNGPGGGQSFSYTFHGDPRATFAQFFGSASPFQAFFDLNGTGGTTMFFDRDMDVDMDPFANMGMGQARPGGPGGAFRSHSFNFHGSPNRKEKTQDPPIEHDLYVSLEDISRGCVKKMKISRRVIQPDGTSKKEDKVLTIHVKPGWKAGTKITFQKEGDQGRNKIPADIVFYIRDKPNPLFKREGSDIRYTAKVSLKQALCGTIIEVPTMSGEKLTVNLQGEVVKPYTVKRFPGYGLPFPKEPTRKGDLLVAFDIKFPDRLSSGVKEILMDTLPN, from the exons ATGGGAAaggattattacaaaatattgggTCTTTCGAAAGGAGCGACAGATGACGAGATCAAAAAAGCTTATAGAAAATTAGCACTAAAATACCATCCGGATAAAAATAAAGCCCCCGGGGCAGAGGAAAGGTTTAAAGAAGTAGCGGAAGCTTACGAAGTACTGTCGGACAAGAAAAAGCGCGAAATCTATGATGCTCACGGGGAGGAAGGACTTAAGGGAGGAATGGGTGGACAGAATGGACCAGGAGGTGGCCAGTCGTTTTCGTACACGTTCCATGGAGATCCGAGGGCGACCTTTGCACAGTTCTTTGGTTCAGCGAGCCCGTTCCAAGCATTCTTCGATCTGAACGGCACAGGTGGAACGACGATGTTTTTCGACCGCGACATGGATGTTGACATGGACCCGTTCGCGAACATGGGTATGGGACAAGCAAGACCAGGTGGCCCCGGTGGCGCCTTCAGAAGTCACAGTTTCAATTTCCACGGGTCTCCTAACAGAAAAGAGAAGACTCAGGATCCGCCAATAGAACATGATTTATACGTGTCGCTTGAAGATATTTCCCGTGGTTGCGTAAAGAAAATGAAGATATCTCGTCGTGTCATCCAACCAGATGGTACATCGAAAAAGGAAGACAAAGTGTTGACCATCCATGTAAAACCTGGTTGGAAAGCCGGTACAAAAATAACGTTCCAGAAAGAGGGTGACCAAGGGAGAAACAAGATCCCAGCTGATATAGTGTTTTACATTAGAGACAAACCTAATCCATTGTTCAAGCGAGAAGGCAGTGACATCAGATATACAGCCAAAGTTTCACTCAAACAG gcTCTTTGTGGGACAATAATTGAAGTGCCAACCATGTCTGGAGAAAAACTGACTGTCAACCTTCAAGGTGAAGTGGTGAAGCCATACACTGTGAAACGATTCCCTGGTTATGGACTTCCATTCCCTAAGGAACCTACaaggaaaggtgatctgcttgTTGCATTTGACATCAAATTCCCAGACCGCCTGAGTTCAGGAGTGAAAGAAATCCTCATGGATACAttaccaaattaa